The Enterococcus sp. 7F3_DIV0205 genome has a window encoding:
- the lacD gene encoding tagatose-bisphosphate aldolase, whose product MKKVSRKKYEALQRVSDESGIISALAIDQRGALKKMIGKYQSEAVSSKQISEFKKIVSKELTPFASSILLDPEYGLPAATERAQTAGLLLAYEKTGYDANKPGRLPDILNEWSVKRLKEVGADACKFLLYYDIDESEEINEQKHIFIERIGSECLAEDLPFFLEVLSYDANGLDTNSIEFAEIKPHKVNGMMKEFSKERYNVDVLKVEVPVNMNYVEGYGTEVCYTQEAASTYFKEQSKATRLPFIFLSAGVSANLFQETLTFAAKAQSTFNGVLCGRATWANGVEPFVKKGDIAAKQWLTTDGHQNISQLNKVLQTTATSWHNKIEKNEA is encoded by the coding sequence ATGAAAAAAGTTAGTCGGAAAAAATATGAAGCTCTTCAACGAGTATCGGATGAATCAGGGATTATCAGTGCGTTAGCAATTGATCAGCGTGGCGCTCTAAAGAAAATGATTGGAAAATACCAGTCGGAAGCTGTTTCGTCAAAACAAATCAGCGAATTTAAAAAGATTGTTTCAAAGGAATTGACACCTTTTGCTTCTTCGATCTTATTAGATCCAGAATATGGATTACCTGCGGCAACAGAACGAGCGCAAACGGCGGGTCTATTGTTAGCCTATGAAAAGACTGGTTATGACGCAAATAAACCAGGACGATTACCTGATATTTTAAATGAATGGTCAGTAAAACGGTTAAAGGAAGTCGGAGCGGATGCTTGCAAGTTTTTACTTTATTATGATATCGATGAATCAGAAGAAATAAATGAGCAAAAACATATTTTCATCGAAAGAATTGGATCAGAGTGTTTAGCGGAAGACTTACCATTTTTCTTAGAAGTATTGTCATATGATGCGAACGGACTTGATACGAACTCGATTGAGTTTGCTGAAATCAAACCTCATAAAGTGAATGGAATGATGAAAGAATTTTCGAAGGAACGTTATAATGTAGACGTTTTAAAAGTAGAAGTACCAGTCAACATGAACTATGTAGAGGGCTACGGTACAGAGGTTTGTTATACACAAGAAGCTGCATCGACTTACTTTAAAGAGCAGAGTAAAGCAACACGATTACCTTTTATCTTTCTCAGTGCAGGAGTAAGCGCGAACTTATTCCAAGAAACACTAACATTTGCAGCTAAGGCACAATCCACTTTTAATGGTGTCTTATGCGGAAGAGCAACATGGGCAAATGGAGTAGAACCATTTGTCAAAAAAGGTGATATCGCCGCAAAACAGTGGCTAACAACTGATGGTCATCAGAATATTAGTCAACTAAATAAAGTTTTACAAACAACTGCAACTTCTTGGCATAACAAAATTGAAAAAAACGAGGCATAG
- the lacD gene encoding tagatose-bisphosphate aldolase — MIKISQAKMDALNRLSNEKGLIEALAIDQRGSLKKMIAAASTMATGEEIVDFKKVASQELTPYASAILLDPEYGLPATKARDKNCGLLLAYEKTGYDTSTPGRMPDLLEDWSVARLKAAGADAIKFLLYYDPDEPAAINHLKHVFVERLGSECLGEDIPLFVEIVTYDTEITDSSSASFARVKPHKVLESMIEFSKPQYHIDVLKMEVPVNMNYVEGFAENEVVYSRKEALGYFQKQSELTELPFIFLSAGVSTKLFQETLEFAKEAGSKFSGVLCGRATWREGVKPFAAKGEAAGRDWFATQGKENIETLNEIVDRCGTSWRSKVEVG, encoded by the coding sequence ATGATCAAAATCAGTCAAGCAAAAATGGATGCACTAAATCGTTTATCCAATGAAAAAGGGTTGATCGAAGCATTAGCGATCGATCAACGAGGTTCTTTAAAAAAAATGATTGCAGCTGCTAGTACGATGGCCACTGGTGAAGAAATTGTTGATTTTAAAAAAGTTGCTTCACAAGAACTCACACCATATGCTTCAGCAATTTTACTTGATCCAGAATACGGATTGCCAGCAACAAAGGCACGAGACAAAAATTGTGGATTATTATTAGCTTATGAAAAAACTGGCTATGACACTTCAACACCAGGTAGAATGCCGGATTTATTAGAAGACTGGTCAGTAGCTCGTTTAAAAGCAGCCGGAGCAGATGCAATCAAGTTTTTATTGTACTATGATCCAGATGAACCAGCAGCAATCAATCATTTAAAACATGTCTTTGTTGAGCGTCTAGGTAGCGAATGTTTAGGTGAAGATATTCCACTCTTTGTGGAAATCGTGACTTATGACACTGAGATTACTGACTCCAGTTCGGCCTCTTTTGCCAGAGTAAAACCCCACAAGGTTTTGGAATCGATGATCGAATTTTCTAAGCCTCAATATCATATCGATGTCTTAAAAATGGAAGTACCAGTTAATATGAATTATGTGGAAGGCTTTGCGGAAAATGAAGTTGTTTATAGTAGAAAAGAAGCTTTAGGTTATTTTCAAAAACAAAGTGAATTGACAGAACTGCCGTTTATTTTTCTTAGTGCGGGTGTTTCGACAAAACTCTTCCAAGAAACATTAGAATTTGCGAAAGAAGCGGGCTCTAAATTTAGTGGAGTCTTATGCGGACGTGCAACTTGGCGTGAAGGAGTGAAGCCATTTGCTGCTAAAGGTGAAGCGGCAGGGCGTGACTGGTTTGCTACACAAGGAAAAGAAAATATTGAAACGTTGAATGAAATCGTTGATCGTTGCGGCACCTCTTGGCGGTCAAAAGTTGAGGTTGGCTAA
- the ald gene encoding alanine dehydrogenase, producing MKIGIPKEIKNGENRVALPASGVLDLIKHGHTVFVETNAGLGASIHDEEYVAVGATIVKTAEEAWAQELVLKVKEPLKEEYQYLREDLVLFTYLHLAANKPLAEELMKRKTKTIAYESVQLATGELPLLAPMSEIAGRLAAQIGAQFLEKVPEGKGILLGGVPGVRKGKVTIIGGGISGCNAAKIALGLGADVTILDVNIKKLQEIDNQFNSAVKTLVSNHFNIQEAVKDADLVIGAVLIPGRKAPVLVTEEMVASMPEHSVIIDIAIDQGGIFETIDEVTTHQHPTYVKHGVVHYAVANMPGAVPQTATFALANATLQYVVELANKGFEQAVEQNPALLAGVNTLNGAMTNPAVATDLDLTYSSVQSVL from the coding sequence ATGAAAATTGGTATTCCAAAAGAAATCAAAAATGGCGAAAATCGAGTAGCATTACCTGCTTCAGGGGTTTTGGATCTCATTAAACATGGTCACACAGTTTTTGTTGAAACAAATGCCGGACTAGGAGCTTCGATCCATGATGAAGAATACGTAGCGGTTGGTGCTACGATCGTTAAAACAGCTGAAGAAGCTTGGGCGCAAGAATTAGTGTTAAAAGTAAAAGAACCATTAAAAGAAGAGTATCAATACTTAAGAGAAGATTTGGTTTTATTCACATATCTTCATTTAGCAGCCAATAAACCACTAGCTGAGGAATTAATGAAAAGAAAAACGAAAACGATTGCGTATGAAAGTGTCCAACTAGCAACTGGAGAATTACCGCTATTAGCACCAATGAGTGAAATTGCAGGACGCTTAGCAGCACAAATCGGTGCTCAGTTTTTAGAAAAAGTCCCAGAAGGAAAAGGTATTTTATTAGGCGGCGTTCCAGGCGTGAGAAAGGGTAAAGTAACCATTATTGGTGGTGGGATTTCGGGCTGTAACGCGGCGAAAATCGCACTTGGTCTGGGGGCAGATGTTACGATTCTAGATGTAAACATCAAGAAACTCCAAGAAATCGATAATCAGTTCAACAGCGCTGTTAAAACGCTTGTTTCAAATCACTTCAATATTCAAGAAGCAGTCAAAGACGCAGATCTTGTGATAGGTGCCGTTTTGATTCCAGGACGTAAGGCTCCCGTTTTAGTAACAGAAGAAATGGTTGCTTCAATGCCTGAGCATTCGGTAATCATTGATATTGCGATCGATCAGGGCGGGATTTTTGAAACCATCGATGAAGTGACTACCCATCAACATCCAACGTATGTTAAACATGGGGTGGTTCATTACGCTGTAGCCAATATGCCAGGAGCAGTGCCGCAAACAGCCACATTTGCTTTAGCTAATGCGACGTTACAATACGTAGTGGAGCTGGCAAATAAAGGCTTTGAACAAGCTGTAGAGCAAAATCCAGCATTACTTGCAGGTGTTAATACATTGAACGGTGCAATGACGAATCCTGCGGTTGCAACTGATTTGGACTTAACGTATTCTTCTGTTCAATCTGTTTTATAG
- a CDS encoding M42 family metallopeptidase: MTKKESLHLIERLSNASGVSGFEDDVVAIAKEFSAPFAQVTEDHIRNVYMKVGEHKAEQPTILFDAHSDEVGFIVQAIKPNGTLRFLPLGGWVPNTIPAHRVRIKTETGEEVPGIIASKPPHFMTDAERKEVQTIDDMVIDVGCTSAEEVIDKLNIAIGDPVIPDVSFEYLEATDVMLGKAFDCRIGCACLLETLKELAEKETEFNLIGTMTAQEEVGERGATVAMNNVKPDLAIVFEGCPADDTFSEEYMIQSGLKRGPMLRNFDVSMITNPRFQRFAKETAEKYGLPMQSSVRKGGGTNGAIINLTNKGVPAIVIGVPVRYAHTHYGYVAYEDYQAARQLAVAIVNDLTEAAIERF; encoded by the coding sequence ATGACCAAAAAAGAATCTTTACATTTAATTGAACGTTTATCTAATGCATCTGGTGTTTCTGGTTTTGAAGACGATGTTGTGGCGATAGCCAAAGAATTTTCAGCACCATTTGCTCAGGTTACGGAAGACCATATTCGTAATGTTTATATGAAAGTTGGCGAGCATAAAGCGGAGCAGCCAACGATTTTATTTGATGCACACAGTGATGAAGTGGGTTTTATCGTTCAAGCAATCAAACCAAACGGAACGTTGCGTTTTTTACCGTTGGGCGGTTGGGTACCCAATACAATTCCAGCTCATCGTGTACGTATCAAAACTGAAACGGGTGAAGAAGTTCCAGGGATCATTGCAAGTAAACCACCACACTTTATGACAGATGCCGAACGTAAAGAAGTTCAAACCATTGATGATATGGTAATTGATGTGGGGTGTACGAGTGCTGAAGAAGTAATTGATAAATTAAATATTGCCATCGGTGACCCAGTCATTCCAGATGTTTCGTTTGAGTATCTAGAAGCAACAGACGTGATGTTGGGCAAAGCATTTGACTGCCGTATTGGCTGCGCATGTTTACTTGAAACGCTCAAAGAATTGGCTGAAAAAGAGACAGAATTCAATTTAATCGGTACAATGACAGCTCAAGAAGAAGTCGGTGAGCGAGGCGCGACAGTGGCCATGAATAACGTTAAACCAGATTTGGCAATTGTGTTTGAAGGCTGTCCAGCGGATGATACATTTTCAGAAGAATATATGATCCAGTCAGGATTAAAACGAGGACCAATGCTGAGAAATTTTGATGTTTCAATGATTACTAATCCTCGCTTTCAACGTTTTGCTAAAGAAACTGCCGAAAAATATGGGTTACCGATGCAAAGTTCTGTTAGAAAAGGCGGGGGAACTAATGGCGCAATCATTAACTTGACGAACAAAGGGGTACCTGCCATTGTGATTGGCGTGCCAGTTCGTTATGCACATACCCATTATGGTTATGTTGCTTATGAGGACTATCAAGCTGCACGGCAATTAGCTGTTGCTATCGTTAATGATTTAACGGAAGCTGCAATCGAAAGGTTTTAA
- a CDS encoding peptide ABC transporter substrate-binding protein — MNMKKWALTTIAASALVVSLAACSTGSKKEEATGDKKQVLKVLESAELPTMDISQATDVVSFSAISQVMEGLYEFADDSTSAPAIAKEVVAPTNDGKKYTIELRDDAKWSNGDPVTANDFVYSWKRTVDPKTGSEYAYLFDGFENYKAISKGEKPAADLGVKAVDEHTLEINLEYPIPYLSSLLAKPTFYPLNEKFVEEKGKDYGTNSDNMIYNGPFTLADWDGTSITWNYLKNDKYRAADKVKLDEVNVQVSKEIGTNVNLFKAGETDIAPIKGEYVDQEKENPELVTRIYPSTSYLQYNTENKVFANKNARNAITKLINSDQIAKNILKDGSMAIEAFVPKGIANQETGKDFAEEAGVLMKTDIEGGKKLWEDAKKELGVDSASITLLTSDTDSAKKLSEYVQGLLTENLSGLKVTISSVPFKNRLDQMSKGDFDVVLAGWAATYADPYDFLQLFRTGGEQNYGKFSNEEFDKLLTESATTYATENEKRWNTLLDAQKVLMDNSPVTPLYQASEAFLVNDRVEGLVYRAIGAPYYKNVSVK; from the coding sequence ATGAACATGAAAAAGTGGGCGTTAACGACAATCGCTGCAAGTGCATTAGTTGTATCTTTGGCTGCATGTAGTACAGGAAGTAAAAAAGAAGAAGCAACTGGCGATAAAAAACAAGTTTTAAAAGTATTGGAAAGTGCAGAATTGCCGACAATGGATATCTCACAAGCAACAGATGTGGTTAGTTTCTCAGCAATCAGCCAAGTAATGGAAGGCTTATATGAGTTTGCGGATGACAGTACTTCCGCACCTGCGATTGCCAAAGAAGTTGTTGCACCAACGAATGATGGGAAAAAATACACAATCGAATTACGTGATGATGCCAAATGGAGCAATGGGGATCCAGTAACGGCAAATGATTTTGTTTATTCATGGAAACGTACAGTAGATCCAAAAACGGGTTCAGAATATGCGTATTTGTTTGATGGGTTTGAAAACTACAAAGCTATTTCTAAAGGGGAAAAACCAGCGGCTGATCTAGGCGTCAAAGCAGTGGATGAACATACTTTAGAAATCAATTTAGAATACCCGATTCCATATTTATCTTCTCTTTTAGCAAAACCAACATTCTATCCATTGAATGAAAAATTTGTTGAAGAAAAAGGCAAAGATTATGGTACAAACAGTGATAACATGATCTATAATGGTCCCTTTACTCTTGCTGATTGGGATGGAACTAGCATCACATGGAATTATTTGAAGAATGATAAATATAGAGCGGCCGACAAAGTTAAATTGGACGAGGTCAATGTTCAAGTAAGTAAGGAAATCGGCACAAATGTCAACTTGTTTAAGGCTGGCGAAACAGATATTGCGCCAATCAAAGGTGAATATGTCGATCAAGAAAAAGAAAATCCAGAACTAGTAACGCGTATTTATCCATCAACATCTTATTTACAATACAACACGGAAAATAAAGTCTTTGCGAATAAAAATGCAAGAAATGCAATCACAAAATTGATCAATTCAGATCAAATCGCTAAAAATATCCTAAAAGATGGCTCAATGGCAATTGAAGCATTTGTACCTAAAGGAATTGCGAACCAAGAAACTGGGAAAGATTTCGCTGAAGAAGCAGGCGTTTTGATGAAGACTGATATCGAAGGTGGAAAAAAACTCTGGGAAGATGCCAAGAAAGAATTAGGTGTTGATTCAGCATCAATTACGTTGTTAACATCGGATACCGATTCAGCGAAGAAGTTATCTGAGTATGTTCAAGGTCTGTTGACAGAAAATTTAAGTGGCTTAAAAGTAACGATTTCAAGCGTACCATTTAAAAACCGTTTAGATCAAATGAGCAAAGGTGATTTTGACGTTGTTTTAGCTGGTTGGGCAGCAACGTATGCTGATCCATATGACTTCTTACAACTGTTTAGAACAGGTGGAGAACAAAATTACGGTAAATTCAGCAATGAAGAATTCGATAAATTATTAACAGAATCTGCAACAACGTATGCGACTGAAAACGAAAAACGTTGGAATACATTATTAGACGCACAAAAAGTATTGATGGATAACTCACCAGTGACACCATTGTACCAAGCGTCAGAAGCATTCTTAGTGAATGATCGTGTAGAAGGGTTAGTTTACCGCGCAATTGGCGCTCCTTACTATAAGAATGTGTCAGTAAAATAA
- a CDS encoding VOC family protein, translated as MMDHFSVNVRDMERSKQFYTEVLAPLGSEMKLDFGTTVSFGPKEIISGDPAGSFWINEGEPQLIHFAFSAASKEEVEAFYNAALKAGGTDNGKPGIRPDYGAHYYAAFILDPDGYNIEAVYHGA; from the coding sequence ATGATGGATCATTTTTCAGTAAATGTAAGGGATATGGAAAGAAGTAAACAGTTCTATACAGAAGTTTTAGCACCATTAGGAAGTGAAATGAAGTTAGACTTTGGTACTACTGTTAGCTTTGGCCCTAAGGAAATCATCAGTGGAGATCCTGCTGGGAGTTTTTGGATAAATGAAGGAGAGCCGCAACTGATTCATTTTGCTTTCAGTGCTGCATCAAAAGAAGAAGTAGAAGCTTTCTACAATGCTGCACTAAAAGCTGGCGGAACGGACAACGGTAAACCTGGAATTAGACCAGATTACGGTGCTCATTATTATGCGGCCTTTATTCTTGATCCAGATGGGTACAATATTGAAGCGGTTTACCATGGCGCTTAA
- a CDS encoding DUF1456 family protein produces MNNNDILIRLRYALDIKDTDMIKIFKLGDLEITRDELRVLLTKQNEEDELPRDAVCDNRTLEAFLNGLITYKRGKPPVKNGVTPKPTFLITSQSNVNNVLLKKVKIALTLTSDDMLDVLRLAGVYASDSELSAILRKEGHRNYKECGDRYARNFLKGLAIRYRD; encoded by the coding sequence ATGAATAATAATGATATACTGATTCGCTTACGCTATGCGTTGGATATTAAAGATACAGATATGATCAAAATATTTAAATTAGGCGACTTAGAGATTACAAGAGATGAGTTACGAGTATTATTAACAAAACAAAATGAAGAAGATGAACTACCACGGGATGCGGTTTGCGATAATCGTACATTAGAAGCTTTTTTAAATGGTTTGATTACGTATAAAAGAGGAAAACCACCTGTGAAAAATGGTGTAACGCCTAAGCCGACATTTTTGATTACTAGCCAAAGCAATGTCAATAATGTATTGCTAAAAAAAGTAAAAATTGCTTTAACCCTAACAAGTGATGACATGTTGGATGTGTTAAGACTTGCGGGCGTTTACGCTTCAGATAGTGAATTAAGTGCCATTTTAAGAAAAGAAGGTCACCGAAACTACAAAGAATGTGGCGATCGCTATGCAAGAAATTTCCTAAAAGGATTGGCAATTAGATATCGAGATTAG
- a CDS encoding helix-turn-helix transcriptional regulator: MKKIERILAIIVLLLDNEIVSTAQLAQRFEVTKRTIFRDIETIELAGFPIISHSGRNGGFSLISSFKLRTHTYSGAEKQAILTALNIKEGLFGIADQQNTIKEKIELMQGKENKEKQVKTHFSFESPTMHRPEIEAETKGKINHINLALKNNKKLLIDYVDNKGEHTKRMIHPYEMMLMNGSWYIYSFCEKRSSFRYFKITRIRDLTIQQSTFEWSKYSNQRLIEPKGEVIQLRFRKEDLGKLYDYYTENEIQVTDTHVDVTIYSNQQKTILPFLMMFGNGVKVIAPDKLKELHKQEIIKLNGTY, encoded by the coding sequence ATGAAAAAAATCGAACGAATACTCGCTATCATTGTTCTGCTTCTAGATAATGAAATTGTTTCAACTGCTCAATTAGCCCAACGATTTGAAGTGACTAAAAGAACGATTTTTCGTGATATCGAAACAATTGAATTAGCTGGCTTTCCAATTATTTCTCATTCAGGTCGTAATGGCGGTTTTTCCTTAATCAGTTCTTTCAAATTGCGAACACATACTTATAGTGGCGCAGAAAAGCAAGCTATTCTCACTGCTCTCAACATCAAAGAAGGGTTGTTTGGGATAGCTGATCAACAAAATACCATCAAAGAAAAAATTGAATTAATGCAAGGAAAAGAGAACAAAGAAAAACAAGTAAAAACTCATTTTTCATTTGAATCACCAACGATGCATCGACCTGAAATAGAAGCAGAAACTAAGGGGAAAATCAATCACATTAATCTTGCCTTGAAAAACAACAAAAAATTATTAATCGACTATGTAGACAACAAAGGTGAACATACCAAGCGAATGATTCATCCATATGAAATGATGCTGATGAATGGTAGCTGGTATATCTATTCTTTTTGTGAGAAGCGATCTTCATTTCGTTATTTCAAAATTACCAGAATACGTGATCTCACGATACAACAATCCACATTTGAATGGTCTAAATACTCCAATCAAAGGCTCATTGAACCGAAAGGTGAGGTGATTCAATTACGATTTAGGAAGGAGGATTTAGGGAAACTTTATGATTACTATACTGAAAATGAAATCCAAGTGACTGACACACATGTTGATGTTACAATTTATTCTAATCAGCAAAAAACGATTTTGCCTTTTTTAATGATGTTTGGCAATGGTGTGAAAGTGATAGCACCAGATAAATTAAAAGAGTTACATAAGCAAGAAATCATAAAATTAAATGGAACCTACTAA
- a CDS encoding tyrosine-type recombinase/integrase, with translation MAKGENIYKRKDGRWEGRYPKARKIDGSIHYGYIYARSYRAVKEQLIEKKGQKTSIYTGAIKEFYGTFGDWANIWLTDIMAPTLKESTHASYSNKLQLYVFPSLERRSLKKITATDINKLVKRLSENLAASSIHIIFRIVKSCLEAAKERGYIYLNPCERTILPKIDKKKVRALTRIQQKAVEAESMKTVKGLPILLALETGMRIGEICALKWEDIDFDSSVLRVQRTKQRITLPNSTGQRTKIVETKPKTINANRVIPLSAKIKKALLKWKKQATSSYVITNAEQPVEPRTVSYRFERIKRKLGLNYVSFHALRHTFATRCVELGVNIAAISSLLGHSSIKMTLDTYTNSFLEEQRLAIDKLALI, from the coding sequence TTGGCTAAAGGTGAGAATATTTATAAACGAAAAGATGGACGTTGGGAAGGTAGATACCCCAAAGCAAGAAAAATAGATGGAAGTATTCATTATGGTTATATTTACGCCCGTTCATATCGAGCAGTTAAAGAACAATTAATTGAAAAAAAAGGACAAAAAACAAGCATTTATACAGGAGCAATCAAAGAATTTTATGGAACCTTTGGAGATTGGGCGAATATCTGGCTAACAGATATCATGGCGCCTACCTTAAAAGAAAGTACTCATGCTAGTTACAGCAACAAGCTCCAATTATATGTTTTCCCTAGTTTAGAACGGCGCTCTCTGAAAAAAATTACTGCTACTGATATTAATAAGTTAGTAAAACGATTATCTGAAAATTTAGCAGCAAGTTCTATTCATATTATTTTTCGAATTGTAAAAAGCTGTTTAGAAGCAGCTAAAGAGCGCGGATATATCTATTTAAATCCTTGTGAACGGACGATTCTACCAAAAATTGATAAAAAGAAAGTTAGAGCATTGACGCGTATACAACAAAAAGCAGTGGAAGCTGAAAGTATGAAGACAGTGAAAGGGTTACCTATTTTATTAGCTTTGGAAACGGGGATGCGTATTGGTGAAATTTGCGCATTAAAATGGGAAGATATTGATTTTGATTCATCTGTTTTAAGAGTTCAACGAACCAAGCAACGAATTACTTTGCCTAATTCAACAGGTCAACGGACGAAAATCGTTGAAACAAAACCAAAGACTATTAACGCTAATCGAGTTATTCCACTTTCTGCAAAGATTAAAAAAGCCCTACTGAAATGGAAAAAACAAGCAACCTCTAGTTATGTAATAACGAACGCTGAACAACCAGTTGAACCTAGAACAGTCAGCTACCGCTTTGAGAGAATTAAGAGAAAGCTCGGGTTAAATTATGTCTCTTTTCATGCCCTACGTCATACTTTTGCCACTCGTTGTGTTGAGTTAGGAGTTAATATCGCTGCAATCAGCTCTTTATTAGGACATTCATCAATCAAAATGACTTTGGATACGTATACAAACTCATTCTTAGAAGAACAGCGATTAGCAATAGATAAATTAGCATTAATATAA
- a CDS encoding DNA-binding response regulator — protein MYNIGIISTNTKSDNNTYIETLKETRCNVRYLEENQEWDIERDEFDALIIEEAENVNQIGVICESIIKIREQTSALLWILSENTDKSTRIVYMKLGADGIINASVDSDELSLFIHGNLNRYSNRNQKRLSSYEDKALQEVNEPKNKVELIHSNFSVLLNGNQEVSLTKLEFRTIELLSNHAGQALTYEEIYKNVWNNETEDKQYRVANIIYHLRRKIEDDGSTNEYIKTVRSKGYMLNA, from the coding sequence ATGTACAATATTGGAATTATTTCGACAAATACAAAATCGGATAACAACACATACATAGAAACTTTGAAAGAAACAAGATGCAATGTCCGTTATCTGGAAGAAAATCAAGAATGGGATATTGAAAGAGATGAATTTGACGCATTGATTATTGAAGAAGCAGAAAATGTAAATCAAATAGGAGTAATTTGTGAATCAATCATAAAGATTCGTGAACAAACATCGGCTTTACTATGGATATTATCTGAGAATACAGATAAGTCTACGAGAATCGTTTATATGAAATTAGGTGCAGATGGGATCATCAATGCTTCTGTTGATTCAGATGAATTGTCTTTATTTATACATGGTAATTTGAATCGTTATTCTAACCGAAATCAAAAAAGGCTTAGTAGTTATGAGGATAAAGCACTGCAAGAAGTCAATGAGCCAAAAAATAAAGTTGAACTCATTCATTCTAACTTTAGTGTTTTGTTAAATGGAAATCAGGAAGTAAGTTTGACAAAACTTGAATTTCGAACAATCGAATTACTAAGTAATCATGCAGGACAGGCATTAACATATGAAGAAATTTATAAAAATGTTTGGAACAACGAAACTGAAGATAAACAGTACCGCGTAGCCAATATTATCTATCATCTACGGAGAAAAATTGAGGATGATGGTAGTACAAATGAGTATATCAAAACGGTTCGCTCTAAAGGGTATATGCTGAATGCTTAA